From Aedes albopictus strain Foshan chromosome 1, AalbF5, whole genome shotgun sequence, one genomic window encodes:
- the LOC134289931 gene encoding uncharacterized protein K02A2.6-like, whose protein sequence is MPETLVSDNGTQFTSSEFQQFCSDSGIDHVTTAPFHPQSNGQAERFVDTFKRALKKIQEGRVGVGEALDVFLLTYRTTPNRQVDEGKSPSEAMFGRRIRTSLYLLRPPPERPPRDEKEGNRRSFSAHDAVYAKVYSNNKWRWAPGTVCEKIGKVMYTVWVEDQRMVRAHVNQMRSRGGSTPGSSRLQSALPLDVLLDAWSIPRTAPPVPTPSLFPTDPTDSSREFPPLPPVPSASSSVSTSMSSSSSSSMSATSASPEFASADSEPITPVQLPRRSSRARRPPQWFDPYHLY, encoded by the coding sequence ATGCCTGAAACGCTCGTCAGCGACAACGGGACACAGTTCACGAGCAGCGAGTTCCAGCAGTTCTGCAGCGACAGTGGCATCGATCACGTCACCACGGCACCGTTTCATCCACAGTCGAACGGTCAGGCTGAAAGGTTCGTGGACACGTTCAAGAGGGCGCTGAAGAAGATCCAGGAGGGGAGGGTCGGCGTTGGAGAAGCGTTGGATGTTTTCCTGCTGACCTACCGCACAACACCGAATCGACAGGTCGACGAAGGTAAATCACCGTCCGAAGCAATGTTCGGCCGGCGCATCAGGACAAGTCTATACCTGCTTCGCCCTCCACCAGAGCGCCCACCGAGAGACGAAAAGGAAGGAAACCGAAGGAGCTTCTCTGCACACGATGCCGTCTATGCGAAGGTGTACAGCAACAACAAGTGGCGCTGGGCACCTGGAACGGTGTGTGAGAAGATCGGCAAGGTGATGTACACCGTCTGGGTTGAAGATCAGCGGATGGTTCGAGCGCATGTTAACCAGATGCGCAGTCGTGGCGGTAGTACACCAGGTAGCAGCAGGCTGCAGTCAGCACTGCCTCTAGACGTTCTGCTGGATGCGTGGAGCATTCCGAGAACTGCGCCGCCAGTCCCAACACCATCTTTGTTCCCGACGGACCCCACGGACTCGTCAAGAGAGTTCCCACCGTTGCCACCTGTGCCGTCTGCGTCCTCGTCGGTGTCTACGTCCATGtcctcgtcatcatcgtcatctatGTCTGCTACGTCAGCATCCCCGGAGTTCGCATCGGCAGATAGCGAACCAATTACTCCGGTGCAGCTTCCACGAAGGTCTTCCAGAGCTCGAAGGCCTCCGCAGTGGTTCGACCCGTACCATCTCTATTGA